One region of Longimicrobium sp. genomic DNA includes:
- a CDS encoding PqqD family protein yields the protein MELTPGTVVRAAEGQVSTEVEGEAVILGLADEVYYGLDGAGALVWSLLAEPRTVAELRDAVVAEYEVDAETAGRDLVRLLDELRERRLVEVVS from the coding sequence ATGGAGCTCACCCCCGGGACGGTGGTGCGGGCCGCGGAGGGCCAGGTCTCGACCGAGGTGGAGGGCGAGGCCGTGATCCTGGGGCTTGCCGACGAGGTCTACTACGGGCTCGACGGCGCCGGCGCCCTGGTGTGGTCGCTCCTGGCCGAGCCGCGCACGGTGGCCGAGCTGCGCGACGCGGTGGTCGCCGAGTACGAGGTGGACGCCGAGACGGCCGGGCGGGACCTGGTGCGGCTCCTGGACGAGCTGCGCGAGCGGCGGCTGGTGGAGGTCGTCTCCTGA
- a CDS encoding asparagine synthase-related protein, whose amino-acid sequence MSGFVAIVHRDGAPVDPGVLARLTEAMAFRGPDARETALVGRVGLGHALLRVERESQAERQPLELGGRWLVGDVRLDARGELVDALRAAGLPAREEAPDAELALLAYAAWGERAPERLLGDYSFAVWDAPRRRLFAARDALGVRPLFYAEAGPALVVSNTLDAVRAHPAVPAELNEQAVGDFLLLGMNHEVDTTFFAAVRRLPGGHALTWEEGGAPVVRRWWSLPLDGRVRYRRAEEYAEHYRALLDRAVADRLRTDRAGIFLSGGLDSTSVAASAHAALSARGAPFDLRAHTSVSEALIPGDREGELAGMVAGRLGIPHRPHVVDGYRPYDGWDLPRMHAPEPYDNPLGIVFSSQVAEVAGYARLVLGGEGGDLLFYPSHGHFRRVLARGRALRFARDAWAYLRRVHAPPPVGARTAWRRLRGRGEWAPAVPEWVRPDFARRVGLHERWARFRAAETARALHPERPEGHERLLSPYWPYVFSVYDPGTTRLPVRAALPLFDLRLVDFVFAVPPVPWLPDKTLAREAMRGRLPEAVRRRPKSPVSVWPLLAHLQRYGADWSGVLEAAPEVERFVDPARVPVRAEPGRPLEDYAFVANTRAVSLARWLRQIHTPTREA is encoded by the coding sequence GTGAGCGGCTTCGTCGCGATCGTGCACCGCGACGGCGCGCCGGTGGACCCCGGGGTGCTGGCGCGGCTCACGGAGGCGATGGCCTTCCGCGGGCCCGACGCGCGGGAGACGGCACTGGTCGGCCGCGTGGGGCTGGGGCACGCGCTGCTGCGGGTGGAGCGGGAGTCGCAAGCGGAGCGGCAGCCGCTGGAGCTGGGCGGGCGCTGGCTGGTGGGCGACGTGCGGCTGGACGCGCGCGGCGAGCTCGTGGACGCGCTCCGCGCCGCCGGGCTCCCCGCGCGGGAGGAGGCCCCCGACGCCGAGCTGGCGCTCCTGGCGTACGCCGCGTGGGGGGAGCGCGCCCCGGAGCGCCTGCTGGGCGACTACTCGTTCGCGGTGTGGGACGCGCCCCGCCGCCGCCTCTTCGCGGCCCGCGACGCGCTGGGGGTGCGGCCCCTGTTCTACGCCGAGGCGGGCCCCGCGCTGGTGGTGTCGAACACGCTCGACGCCGTGCGCGCTCACCCCGCGGTGCCGGCCGAGCTGAACGAGCAGGCGGTGGGCGACTTCCTCCTGCTGGGGATGAACCACGAGGTCGACACCACCTTCTTCGCGGCCGTGCGGCGCCTCCCGGGCGGGCACGCGCTGACCTGGGAGGAGGGCGGCGCTCCGGTGGTCCGCCGCTGGTGGAGCCTCCCGCTGGACGGCCGGGTGCGCTACCGCCGCGCGGAAGAGTACGCGGAGCACTACCGGGCGCTCCTGGACCGGGCCGTGGCCGACCGGCTGCGCACCGACCGGGCGGGGATCTTCCTGAGCGGCGGGCTGGACTCGACCTCGGTGGCGGCGTCGGCGCACGCGGCGCTCTCGGCCCGCGGCGCCCCGTTCGACCTGCGGGCGCACACGTCGGTGTCGGAGGCGCTGATCCCCGGCGACCGGGAGGGGGAGCTCGCGGGGATGGTGGCCGGGCGGCTCGGCATCCCCCACCGCCCGCACGTGGTGGACGGCTACCGGCCGTACGACGGGTGGGACCTCCCCCGCATGCACGCGCCGGAGCCGTACGACAACCCGCTGGGGATCGTCTTCAGCAGCCAGGTGGCGGAGGTCGCCGGGTACGCGCGGCTGGTGCTGGGCGGCGAGGGGGGCGACCTGCTCTTCTACCCCTCGCACGGCCACTTCCGCAGGGTGCTGGCGCGGGGGCGGGCGCTCCGCTTCGCGCGCGACGCCTGGGCGTACCTGCGCCGGGTGCACGCGCCGCCGCCGGTGGGGGCGCGCACCGCCTGGAGGCGGCTGCGCGGGCGGGGCGAGTGGGCGCCCGCGGTGCCGGAGTGGGTCCGCCCCGACTTCGCGCGGCGCGTGGGGCTCCACGAGCGGTGGGCGCGCTTCCGGGCGGCCGAGACGGCGCGGGCGCTGCACCCGGAGCGCCCCGAGGGCCACGAGCGGCTCCTGTCGCCGTACTGGCCGTACGTCTTCTCGGTGTACGACCCCGGGACCACGCGGCTGCCGGTGCGCGCGGCACTTCCACTGTTCGACCTGCGTCTGGTAGATTTCGTGTTCGCCGTTCCGCCGGTTCCCTGGCTGCCGGACAAGACGCTGGCGCGCGAGGCGATGCGCGGCCGCCTCCCCGAGGCGGTGCGGAGGCGGCCCAAGAGCCCGGTGTCCGTCTGGCCGCTGCTGGCCCACCTGCAGCGCTACGGGGCC